The genomic DNA CAGGATTCATTTCATTCGAAATGGGCGACTTTTAGCGAGTAAAATGTTTCAAGTCCACCTTAAGGCACTGACATACAATGGCGAAAAGACTCTtgattataaattgcacatataaAATTGACGGAGGTTGTTGCGACTGTTCCGGGAATACTTAAAAGCatcaatacataaaaatatactaACTGACTTTATAAGTTACACAAATATgttctatatatatgtatatcacGATGTGTTAATTACATCCGGAAGTGTCAAATGTTGTAAATCATATTTGTATGTAGTACACTGGAGTATAATGTAACTactatttacattataaaatcctACTATTGATCTTGTATTTTGATTTTGCAAGATCATATCTAAAAGGAGTTAATATACGtgttaaatttgaataaatacatTATTCTTAGATTTTCTTTGTTTATCGAATTGTCTTTCTTGTTTACTCTCGTTTCGACCATTATAGACCTCTTTTGGGCAAATCAAATGTACGCATTTATTCGGAAACTTATCTCGCATCTTATTTTCATCAGCTATATTTGCTATCACAAAAATGACCATGAATACTTATTATTCCTGTTTTGACATTAGATAAATTATGCTGGTACTAGTATATAATATTTGCTCATAGGCTGGTTTTATTATATCCACCAATCTTTgatttttgttcttgtttataattgtatTTAAGGTTGATAGGGTTAGGGTTATATCATGCAAAGTTATAAGTTCTTATGTTTATCCAAATTAAAACTCCATTTCATCCATTTTTTTTCCTTCAGACAAACCTACCCTCTTTGTTGAATGGCATTTAGAGGCAAAATTCAACCTGACATCTACTATTCTAAAGGGAGAATTGAAAAGTCATACATTTcacttttttcaaccaatcccAAGCCGTGTTTCAATTCCAACCTCTAACCCTTGAAACAGACTATTATTACAATACACCTGTGTGTATGACGCATTTATCGAATGGAATCGGTTAAAGCCCGGGTATCTGATAAAGAATATGTTGATATCATGGAACTTTTTGGTCAACGTCAATTATCACATTTCATATatggaaaatataacaatatttttttctaccgcTTTACACCATAAATGACAGAGGCATATCATGGTTTTACAAACAACTTTTGTCCTACTAAATTCACCTCAAGCTATGTttctttggaaataaaaaaaaatcataaaagaagcaaTAAATTAAAACATGCACATGTCAGGAGTTTTTCTGCTGGTATTATTGTTATTTtgtgcatgtatttacaagaacaTTTTACTCTTCAATTTTATAAAGGTAATCAAACTCGCATGCATCATTATTCTCCAATTACATTTTACCATGATGGAATATCCCGCATATCCCCTAGTTCACAAATTTGAACTTTGGTTCACGACAGGATGACCTAAAATTTAACATGATTCTTTAAATGAGTGTTTGAAAACATGTCAGGCACAACGCGCATGAAGTACGATTTTTTCCTCCGATATATAAATATGTAGCTATTTGTTTCCACATTAAACAAGAAATCACAGTTATTGTGTAAATCTCGACCATTGAGActattcctttcaaaaactgaatAATAAATAACATTGTCAAATTTGAAAACCGGAAAATGTAGACCAATTGTAGCCATACACATGTTCGCCATTTGTTTTCAGATGTCTAACCCAAACTTCATCAGCGGCGTTCAGGTATAAGACAACCCCACTCGTTCCCTGCTCGTGAGATTTGCCATTGCAGTACATTTTCACCATAGATTCTCCATTTTTAACAATTTCGGTTTCCACATGCTGTCCAGAAAAGCTCATTACAGTTGCAATAAAATAATAGACGCCTTCCTTTGGCACAGTGAACACCCCTGTGGTTCCTGAATAGGCTTGTCCGACGTTGGTCACGATGTTGTCAAAGATGATTGGCTGGTTGTGTCCAAGCTTTGTAAGATGAGCAGACAATCTGGCTGTGAAAGCGGGACGTATGCTATCTGTTTGAGAGACAAAAAATACATCACTTAAATTCTTCTGCCAATACCATTTCCATTAAATTTggatttatttttgattttgaagtggtttttaaacaaaaattcgaCCTAGTGGCCAGGTCTAATATTTCTGCATGTGAAAAATGGCTAGACGTTTTGAAATATGCATTATCTAAGATTATCATCAAACAAATGACGATTGAGTAAAGTCGTTCCTCTC from Mercenaria mercenaria strain notata chromosome 11, MADL_Memer_1, whole genome shotgun sequence includes the following:
- the LOC123531539 gene encoding caprin-2-like isoform X1; this encodes MNTEIILLVIAVLTSLEASANEPQCACSKFHYEEQMLEKMVRMEFAVESMKNEMNDAKTSVTKTVEEFSRLKAEHEKTLKKNDSIRPAFTARLSAHLTKLGHNQPIIFDNIVTNVGQAYSGTTGVFTVPKEGVYYFIATVMSFSGQHVETEIVKNGESMVKMYCNGKSHEQGTSGVVLYLNAADEVWVRHLKTNGEHVYGYNWSTFSGFQI